A stretch of the uncultured Bacteroides sp. genome encodes the following:
- the gyrB gene encoding DNA topoisomerase (ATP-hydrolyzing) subunit B: MTEEQIANNDSMYSADSIQVLEGLEAVRKRPAMYIGDTGLKGLHHLVYEVVDNSIDEALAGYCDHIEVSINEDNSITVQDNGRGIPVDFHEKEQKSALEVVMTVLHAGGKFDKGSYKVSGGLHGVGVSCVNALSTLLIAQVARNGKLYQQEYNCGAPKEAVKVVGTTDKTGTQVTFHPDGSIFTITEYKYDILATRMRELAYLNAGLTITLTDLRVKNEAGEFKKETFHSIEGLKEFVRFVDSSREKLINDVIYINTEKQGTPVEVAIVYNTSYTENIHSYVNNINTIEGGTHLAGFRRALTRTLKKYAEDSKLLEKLKVEISGDDFREGLTAVISIKVQEPQFEGQTKTKLGNNEVMGAVDQAVGEALNNYLEEHPKEAKMIVDKVILAATARHAARKAREMVQRKSPLSGGGLPGKLADCSDKDPDKCEIFLVEGDSAGGTAKQGRNRAFQAILPLRGKILNVEKAMRHKAYESEEIRNIYTALGVTIGTEDDTQEANIAKLRYKKIIIMTDADVDGSHIDTLIMTFFFRFMPQIIQNGYLYIANPPLYLCKKGKVEDYCWTEAQRQKFIETYGGGSENAVHTQRYKGLGEMNALQLWDTTMDPENRTLRQVNIENAAEADYIFSMLMGEDVGPRREFIEDNATYANIDA; this comes from the coding sequence ATGACTGAAGAACAAATAGCGAATAATGATTCAATGTATTCCGCGGATAGTATTCAGGTACTAGAAGGGCTGGAAGCTGTTAGAAAGCGCCCTGCGATGTACATTGGAGATACTGGTTTAAAAGGTTTGCACCATTTAGTATATGAGGTTGTTGATAACTCAATCGACGAAGCCTTAGCCGGCTATTGTGACCACATAGAAGTTAGCATTAACGAAGACAACTCAATCACCGTTCAAGATAATGGTCGTGGTATCCCGGTTGATTTTCATGAAAAAGAACAGAAATCAGCACTAGAAGTTGTTATGACTGTGCTCCATGCCGGTGGTAAGTTCGATAAAGGCTCTTACAAGGTATCCGGTGGTTTGCACGGTGTAGGCGTATCCTGCGTAAATGCTCTTTCTACCCTACTGATTGCTCAGGTTGCAAGAAACGGAAAACTCTACCAACAAGAATACAACTGTGGTGCCCCAAAAGAGGCTGTCAAGGTTGTAGGAACAACAGACAAAACAGGAACACAGGTAACGTTCCATCCAGATGGATCCATCTTTACTATAACTGAATATAAATATGATATTCTTGCTACTCGTATGCGAGAACTTGCATATCTGAATGCAGGACTTACTATCACGCTGACCGACCTTCGTGTAAAGAACGAAGCAGGAGAATTCAAAAAGGAAACTTTCCATTCCATAGAAGGTTTGAAAGAGTTTGTTCGGTTTGTAGATTCCTCACGTGAAAAGCTCATCAATGATGTTATCTACATCAACACTGAAAAACAAGGTACTCCTGTAGAAGTAGCAATCGTTTATAACACTTCCTATACAGAGAATATCCACTCGTATGTAAACAATATCAATACAATAGAAGGTGGTACTCACCTTGCCGGTTTCCGCCGTGCGCTGACTCGTACGTTGAAGAAATACGCTGAAGATTCCAAACTATTGGAAAAACTAAAGGTTGAAATCTCAGGAGACGACTTCCGTGAAGGATTAACTGCCGTTATTTCTATCAAAGTACAAGAGCCTCAGTTCGAAGGACAAACCAAGACTAAGTTAGGTAATAACGAAGTAATGGGTGCCGTAGATCAGGCTGTGGGTGAAGCTCTGAATAATTATCTTGAAGAGCATCCAAAAGAAGCCAAGATGATTGTAGACAAAGTTATTCTGGCCGCTACTGCACGTCATGCAGCTCGTAAAGCGCGTGAAATGGTACAACGCAAATCACCTCTGTCTGGTGGTGGACTTCCAGGAAAACTAGCCGATTGTTCTGATAAGGATCCTGATAAGTGTGAGATCTTCCTTGTCGAGGGAGATTCTGCAGGGGGTACAGCAAAACAAGGCCGTAACCGTGCATTCCAAGCTATTCTACCACTTCGTGGTAAGATTCTGAATGTAGAGAAGGCAATGCGTCATAAAGCTTACGAAAGTGAGGAAATACGCAATATCTACACTGCATTGGGAGTTACTATCGGAACTGAAGATGATACACAGGAAGCAAATATCGCTAAACTGCGTTATAAGAAGATTATTATCATGACCGATGCCGACGTCGATGGTTCTCACATCGACACCCTTATCATGACTTTCTTCTTCCGCTTTATGCCACAGATTATCCAGAACGGATATCTTTATATTGCCAACCCTCCATTATACTTGTGTAAGAAGGGAAAGGTTGAAGACTATTGCTGGACAGAAGCTCAACGTCAGAAATTTATTGAGACTTACGGTGGTGGTTCTGAGAATGCTGTTCATACTCAACGATACAAAGGTTTGGGTGAAATGAATGCTCTACAGCTTTGGGATACAACTATGGACCCTGAGAACCGTACTTTACGTCAGGTGAATATTGAAAATGCAGCCGAAGCCGACTATATTTTCTCTATGCTAATGGGTGAAGATGTAGGACCTCGTAGAGAGTTTATCGAAGATAACGCAACTTATGCTAACATTGACGCATAA